From Chlamydiifrater volucris, one genomic window encodes:
- the rho gene encoding transcription termination factor Rho, translated as MKEEQSSTVSPKMKDNKCCTTPRPETSSTGESANTPNVEAEPVAITKISGLQRMGIDELNVLARQYGVKNIGSLTKSQVVFEIVKAKSERPNELLIGEGVLEVLPDGFGFLRSTTYNYLPSAEDIYVSPAQIRRFDLKKGDTIVGTIRSPKEKEKYFALLKVDKINGSTPDKAKERVLFENLTPLYPNERIVMETSREQLAERVLDLTAPIGKGQRGLIVAPPRSGKTVILQSIAHAIAVNNPDVVLIVLLIDERPEEVTDMIRQVRGEVVASTFDEQPERHIQVAEMVIEKARRLVEHGKDVVILLDSITRLARAYNTVQPHSGKILTGGVDASALHKPKRFFGAARNIENGGSLTILATALIETGSRMDEVIFEEFKGTGNMELVLDRRLADRRTYPAIDLIKSGTRKEELLYHPGELEKVYLFRQAIADLTAIDAMHLLLGRLKKTNSNAEFLLSLKE; from the coding sequence ATGAAAGAAGAGCAGTCTTCAACAGTCTCGCCGAAGATGAAGGATAATAAATGTTGTACAACTCCTCGTCCGGAAACTTCCTCAACAGGGGAATCTGCTAACACACCTAACGTTGAGGCTGAGCCCGTTGCTATAACGAAAATTTCTGGTTTGCAACGTATGGGTATAGATGAGCTAAACGTTTTGGCTCGGCAATATGGAGTCAAGAATATAGGTTCTTTGACGAAATCCCAAGTAGTTTTTGAGATTGTTAAAGCGAAGTCTGAAAGGCCCAATGAACTCTTAATTGGAGAAGGCGTTTTGGAAGTTCTTCCTGACGGCTTTGGGTTTTTAAGGTCGACAACTTACAATTATTTGCCTTCAGCAGAAGATATTTATGTTTCTCCCGCACAGATTCGTAGATTTGATTTGAAAAAGGGAGACACCATTGTAGGGACCATTCGCTCTCCTAAAGAAAAAGAGAAGTACTTTGCTTTGTTGAAAGTTGATAAAATCAATGGGTCTACTCCAGATAAGGCTAAGGAAAGAGTATTATTCGAGAACCTCACTCCGCTGTACCCCAATGAAAGGATAGTCATGGAGACTAGTAGAGAGCAGTTGGCGGAAAGAGTGTTGGATTTGACAGCTCCCATAGGGAAAGGACAGAGGGGATTGATTGTAGCTCCGCCTAGATCTGGTAAGACAGTAATTTTGCAGAGTATAGCCCACGCAATAGCGGTAAATAATCCCGATGTTGTGTTGATAGTTCTTCTCATAGACGAGCGTCCGGAAGAAGTTACAGATATGATTCGTCAGGTGCGGGGAGAAGTTGTAGCATCAACCTTTGATGAGCAGCCGGAAAGACACATTCAAGTGGCAGAGATGGTCATAGAAAAAGCTCGTCGGTTAGTTGAACATGGAAAGGATGTCGTGATTCTTTTAGATTCTATCACCCGACTAGCTAGGGCCTACAATACTGTGCAACCTCATTCAGGGAAGATTTTGACGGGTGGTGTTGATGCCAGTGCTTTACATAAACCAAAAAGATTTTTTGGGGCAGCAAGGAATATTGAAAATGGTGGGTCGTTGACTATTTTGGCCACGGCTTTGATAGAAACGGGTTCCCGTATGGATGAGGTGATATTCGAAGAATTTAAAGGTACGGGGAATATGGAGTTGGTGCTAGATCGACGCCTGGCTGATCGTAGAACATATCCTGCTATCGATCTCATCAAGAGTGGAACGAGGAAGGAGGAGCTGTTATATCACCCCGGGGAGTTAGAAAAAGTATACCTCTTTAGACAAGCAATTGCGGATCTGACCGCAATTGATGCGATGCACTTGTTGCTTGGTCGATTAAAGAAAACCAACAGTAATGCAGAATTTTTACTATCTTTGAAGGAATAA
- the coaE gene encoding dephospho-CoA kinase (Dephospho-CoA kinase (CoaE) performs the final step in coenzyme A biosynthesis.), translating into MLESVKVSVTGDPSSGKTEACRVFRRLGAYVVSADRVSHSLLIPHTPIGKRVVNLLGDDVLVGNAFDRRLIAEKVFNDFGLLCELESILHPEICRVIETEYQQVALSGKHPVFVAEVPLLYEISYADKYDSVVLIQADEGIRRDRFLQKMGCSEKEFYQRCSRFFPYEQRAAVADVIIQNNGTIEELRQKVEEYYYSLGAI; encoded by the coding sequence ATGTTAGAATCAGTGAAGGTTTCCGTGACGGGGGATCCCTCCTCTGGAAAGACGGAAGCATGCCGAGTGTTTCGCAGGTTAGGCGCGTACGTTGTCAGCGCTGATCGGGTTTCCCACAGTCTTCTTATTCCTCATACACCAATAGGTAAGCGAGTTGTAAACTTGTTAGGAGACGATGTTCTTGTTGGGAATGCATTTGATAGGCGATTGATTGCTGAGAAAGTTTTTAATGATTTCGGACTCTTATGTGAGTTAGAGAGCATACTACACCCAGAGATTTGTAGGGTTATAGAAACTGAGTATCAGCAAGTGGCATTATCTGGTAAGCATCCAGTATTTGTCGCAGAAGTGCCGTTGTTATATGAGATCAGTTATGCAGACAAATATGATTCTGTGGTGCTGATTCAAGCAGATGAGGGGATACGTAGGGACCGTTTCTTGCAGAAGATGGGTTGTTCGGAGAAAGAGTTTTATCAGCGGTGTTCTAGGTTTTTTCCTTATGAACAGAGAGCTGCAGTGGCAGACGTTATCATTCAGAACAACGGTACGATAGAAGAATTAAGACAAAAAGTAGAAGAATATTATTACTCTCTAGGAGCTATATGA